The following is a genomic window from Bordetella sp. H567.
CCGCCGCCGCCGACATCAGCCGCGACGTCATTGTCGAACGCTATATCCCCGGCCATGATTTCCGCCTGCTGGTCGTGGGCGACACCCTGGTCGCGGCCGCGCGCCGCGACCCGCCCCAGGTGTCCGGCGACGGCGTGCATACCGTGCGCCAGCTGGTCGACCGGGTCAACCAGGATCCGCTGCGCGGCGACGGCCACGCCACCTCGCTGACGAAGATACGCATCGACGACATCGCGATCGCCACGCTGGCCAAGCAAGGCTACACCGTGGACTCCATTCCGTCCGCGGGCGCGCGCGTGGTCCTGCGCAACAATGCCAACCTCAGCACCGGCGGCTCGGCCACGGACGTCACGGACGAAGTGCATCCCGAACTGGCGGCCCGCGCGGTGACCGCGGCGCGCATGATAGGGCTGGACCTGTGCGGGGTGGACGTGGTGGCGGAGACCATGCACCTGCCGCTGGAAGAGCAGCGGGGCGCCATCGTGGAAATCAATGCCGCGCCGGGCCTGCGCATGCACCTGACGCCTTCCTTCGGCAAGGGCCGCGCGGTGGGCGAAGCCATCATCGCCAACATGTTCGCGGACGGCGAAGACGGCCGCATCCCCGTGGTGGCGGTGGCCGGCACGAACGGCAAGACTACGACGGTGCGCCTGACCGCCCACCTGCTCGGCCAGGACGGCACGCGCGTGGGCATGACCAATTCCGATGGCGTGTACATCGGCGCGCGGCGCATCGATACGGGAGACTGCAGCGGCCCGCGCAGCGCGCGCAGCGTGCTGGCGCATCCGGACGTGGACGCCGCCGTGCTGGAAACGGCGCGCGGCGGCATCCTGCGTGAAGGCCTGGCGTTCGACCGCTGCAATGTGGCGGTCGTCACCAACATCGGCATGGGCGACCACCTGGGCCTGGGCTATATCAGCACGGTCGAAGACCTCGCCGTGGTCAAACGCGTCATCGTGCAGTATGTCCAGCCCTCCGGCTACGCCGTGCTGAACGCGGCCGACCCCATCGTCGCGGAGATGGCCGCCAGCTGTCCCGGCGGCATCGTCTTCTTCGCACTGGACGGCCAGCATCCGCGCATGACCACGCATCGCGCGCGAGGAGGCCGGGTGGTCTATCGCGACGGCCAGCACCTGGTCGCCGCGCAAGGCTCGAAAACCGAGCGAATCGCGCTGGCGGATATACCGCTGACGCGCGGCGGCAGCATTGCCTTCCAGGTGGAGAACGCCATGGCCGCCATCGGTGCCGCCTGGGCGCTGGAGACCCCGTGGGCACACGTCCGCCAGGGCCTGAAGACCTTCGTCAACGATGCCGCGACCGCACCGGGCCGCTTCAATGTCTTCGACTACCGGGGCGCCACCATCATCGCCGACTACGGCCACAATCCCGACGCCATCGCCGCGCTGGTACAGGCCGTGGAAGCCATGCCGGCCGCGCGCCGGTCCGTGGTGATCAGCGGCGCCGGCGACCGCCGCGACGAGGACATCCGCCGTCAGACCGAGATCCTGGGCGAAGCCTTCGACGACGTACTGCTGTACGAGGACCAGTGCCAACGCGGCCGCGCCGACGGCGAAGTCATCGCCCTGCTGCGCGAAGGCCTGCGCCATGCCAGCCGCACCGCCTATTCGACCGAAATCAACGGCGAATTCGTCGCCATCGATACCGCGCTGGCGCGCCTGCAGGCGGGCGATCTATGCCTGATCCTGGTCGACCAGGTGGAAGAAGCGCTGGCGCATATCGCCATGCGGGTGGCGGAAGCCGGGGCGTAGGCTGACCGTAGGCCCAGGGCAAGCTCCCGGGGGCGGCCGCGCGACCGCACGCACAGGGCGGCTCGCGTCGGCCGCGCGACTGTTACCCGTATCCGTCAAAACCCGGACAAGGGTTGCGCAGTTGTAACAGCGGTGCCCTCATGCGGCTAAGACCGTCCTCAACGCTACGCCGTTTACATTTGCCCACATCCGCGTTTGATCCTGATGGGGCCGGGCACGTAGCGTGTTGCTAACCCGTACGCCCAGCCACACCGGCCGGGCATCGAGGCCACGCCAGGTCGCATCGCGAGCCCGGCGCTTTTCCGAATCGGGAGGCAAACCATGCTGTACTACGCCGCTGTTTTCTTCGTCATCGCCATCATCGCCGCCGTGCTGGGCTTCGGCGGCATCGCCGCGGGCGCTGCGGGCATCGCGAAGATCCTTTTCATCGTTTTCCTCGTCCTGGCGCTGCTGTCCGTCCTGGGTGGCATATTCCGACGATAGTGCCGGAATTCGGTCCCCTTAAAACTGCACAAGGAGAAACGCCTATGCGTACCCGCCAACTCTTCATCAGCGCCGTCCTGGCCCTGGGTGCCGGCGCCCTGCCGGCCGCCCACGCCGCGGACACGACCAACGCCAACGGCAAACCCAAGGAATCGGTCGGTGAATACGCGTCCGACACGGTCATCACCACCAAGGTGAAGGCCGCGATCGTCGCCGACAAGTCGCTGAGCGCCCTGGACGTCGCCGTGGAAACCAATAATGGCGTCGTCACGCTGACCGGCACGGTGGCATCCGCCGCGCAAAGCGATGCGGCCACGCATGCCGCGCGTGGCGTCGAAGGCGTCAAGCAGGTCAAGAACAACCTGAAGGTCGATGCGACGAAGAGCCGGAAGTAAAGGCCCCATACCCGAAGATAGACGGCCGTCGCGGGGCGGCCGTTTGTTTACCTGGGAGCGGGTCAAGAAGCGGCGTCAGATCAGGGAAACGCGGTATACGCCCACGTTCAAAGCACTTCCGTCCTTGGGAACCGTTCCCAAGCCGGATAGGTAGTAAAGATTATTCACGCTGTCAGCCCACGCCGACGGCAACGTAATAATGTCCATTTCCGGAGGCGGGGTGCCCGTCACGAGGAGTGGCTTATCGGTGGCGACATCGATAGCCCGAAGATGAGGCGGCGGAGCGCTCGCTACGAGCGTCGGGCCGACCAGATCCGCCGCATCATCATGTTGTTCGACGCCTCGAGTCCTTTCGTCTTATAGAAGAAGCCCTGGGCGGGCGAGCCACCATAGTAGTAAACAGCCGGTGTCGCGCCGTCTTTTACCTCGACAGAAAAGAATGCATTGTTCGCGCCCCACACATCCTTTGTAAACCCGTAGATCACGCCATCCCGTTCCAGCATCTGCTGGACCTTCCCGACGTTGTCGTCGAATACGATGGTGCAGTCCAGGTCCCAGCCCCATTTCGCCGAGGCCGGGCTGTTATGCACCTGCAAGACGACGACGTTGCTGTCCCGAACGGCGAAGGCTACCCTGCCGTCGCTTACGCCGCATGCGGCATCCATCCTTGAGCCGGACGGCCATGTCGACAAGGTCGCCGGCGATACGGGCGGCGCCTGGAGGATCGCGAAGTTCGGGATCCCGTCGAGGAGTTCGAGGCCAACTATCCCGAGCCCATCGCCGGACACCTGGCCGACGAGTGCGGCCGAGACGTAGCTGGAATCCGGAGAAGGCTTGATGCCGTCCAGGAAGCAGGCGGGAAGTCCTTCCTCGTCCGTAAGTCCTACGGGTATGGGAATTTGTGCGAGTTTCTCGAACTGGACGCGTTTTCCGGTGTCGGATTGCATGGTGCCCTTCTCCCGTTGACCACCCCTCGCAATACGCCCAGCCCACTAGAGAGCCCATGTCGGCGCAACGCAAGACGATGATGGCGAAAATAACAGGGGCGCCAAATACCGGTCTTTGCAAACCGTGCTTTTTATTTTGATTTCGCGTAAAGATGCGGCCCGACACCGCTGTCATCGACGCATATCAAGGATGCGTACGTCCAGCCCGGGCTGGCGTCAGGGCAGCTTGATGCTTCCGCTGCCCAATTCCAGCACTTGCCCCGACACGCTGATTCGGCCGTCGGCCGTGACCCGCAACCCCATGACGCATGGCCGGCCGGCTTGTTCGCCCTGCGCCACACGGATATGCAACGGCAGGGATCGGCCGGTGGCGACGCACCAACCGCCCAGGTTGGCGCAGGCCGAACCGGTACCCGGGTCTTCCACCACGCCGCCGCCCGGCTTCACGAAGAAATAGCGCGCCAGCACGTGGTTCACGCCATTACCGCCATGGGGCGGGCTTCCATCGCCGCCCTCCCCCGGGTCCGCGTTGCCGCCATGCGGGCGGCGCCCATCGCCGGAGCGATGCGCGTGCCCGGCGGGATCGTCCAGCCGGAGGTCGAAGGCGAATACATAGGCCACCCGGCGGCTCGCCTTGCTGGCTTCCCATTCATCCAGGCGCGCTGCGTCGGGCCTGGCCCGGCGCACTGCTTCCACCGACTTCAGCGGTACCAGCAATTGATGCGCGCCCGTATCGAGCCACAGCGGCTCGGACAGCAGGTCGTCCGTGGACACGCCCAATTGAGCGGCAATGGTGGCGGCAGGCAACACCGGCCGGCGCACTTCCGGCGCGCCCCCGCCAGGCGCCACCAGCGTCCAGGTATCGCCCTGTGCCTGCACCGGCACCACGCCGGCCCGCATCTCCAGCGTCAGGCTATCGCCCACGCCGGTCAGCGCGCGCACCACGTGCGACGTACCCAGGGTAGGATGGCCGGCGAAGGGCATTTCGTAGCCGGGCGTGAAAATCCGCACCCGCGCCGTCGCCGAGCGCGAAGGCAGGATGAACGTCGTTTCGGATAGATTGAATTGCAGCGCGAGCGCCTGCATTTCGGCATCGCTCAGGCCGCTGCCGTCTTCGAACACGCACAAGGGATTGCCGCCGAAGGTGGTTTCGGCGAAGACGTTCAGGATGCGGTAGCGGTAGGTTCTCACCACGTCACGAAGAACAAGACCCAGGCCAGGCAGAACGGCACCATCCCGGCGGCAAACACCAGCCATGCCGCGAGCCTGCGGCCGATCGATGGCGTGCGCTGCCCCATGACGCGCCAGGCCAGCCGCAGGGACCACCCCACGGCGAGCGTCAGCAGCGTAAAGCGCACGGGATTGGCCCAGAGCGCGTGCACGCCTTCATGCTTGAGCAGGGTAATGGTGGTGGCGGACAGGCCCAGGAAGACGCCGATGCCGGCGGCCGGGATCAAGGGCTGCGCCAGCTTGTGCAGGCCGGCCCCGCCCCAGCGCGACCGCCCTTGCACCGCCGGCAGCAGGCGGTCGGCCAGCCACAGCGCCGCATAGAGTGCACCACCGACCACCGCGGTGGTGGCGGCGATGAAGAACAGGATGGTGGCGCCATCCAGCCAGGAAAAGGCGTCGTTGACTTCCGGGTAATGGGTCAGGATGAACCACGGGGCGTTGTCCGCCAGCGGCCACATGATGTCCTTGTCGATCAACCAGGTGGCGGCGGCCTGCTTGATGGTCACGAACCAGGGGCTGGCACTCCACAGGAACGCACCCATGGCGATGCCCATCATGCCGAACACCACCAGCGCGGTCTGCCAGGCATCGCCCTGTGCCACGTCGACGATCTCTGCTTCGGGCGAACGCGGGGTCAGCGCGATGGCGCCGCGGTAGCCGCTGCAACGTCCGCACATATGGCAATCGCCGGCGCCCTTCATATGGCGCAGCGGCACCAGGGGCGCGCAGTTCACCGCCTGGATGCGGATGACTGGATGCCGCCACGCTTCCTCGTTCACCTTGAAATGCCACGGCGACAGCTTGGCCAGCAAGTTGAATACGCCGTTGACCGGGCACAGGTATTTGCACCAGACGCGCTTGCTGCGGCCGTAGCGCCATCCCACCACCATGGCCGCCGCCGTGGACCCGCCCAGGACCGCCAGGACAGCCAGCGGGTACTGATACACGCTGACCAGCTGGCCGTAGATCGTGGTCAGGGCGAAGGCGACGAAAGGCCAGCCGCCCCAGCGCATCCAGCGCGGAATGGCCAGGCCCTTGCCGTGCTCGCTGGCCCATTCGGTCAGCATGCCTTCGGGGCAGAAAAGGCCGCACCAGGCCCGCCCCAGGATAGGCATGGAAACCAGCACGAAAGGCCACCATATGCCCCAGAAGGCGAACTGCGCGACCACCGTGAGGTTGTTGAACACCGACGCGGTATTGCCCGGCAGCGGCATGGCCGCCGGCACGATCAGCAGGAAGGCATATAACGCGACAATGCCCCATTGCAGCTTGCGCAGCAAAGGGGCATGGTCACGCAGGAAATCGGCCACGCGGACAGTTGCCCGCGCTACTGCTACAGCCATGGTCCCACCTTTACAGATATTCGGCTTATCGCGGCCGCCATTATCGCGCGCTGGCCGACGCCGCCGCCCCGGCGGGACGAGGCGCCGCCGGACCGGCGCGCCGCAGCAGCGCCCACACCACGATCCAGTAGGCCGCCCACACCAGCACGGTGGTCAGCGCCGGATACGCACGATAGCCCGCGAAATCGGCCAGGATCTTGCCCACGCCAGTGCTGTCATTCAGCAGCCGGCTGCTGTCCCAGATCGGATCCACCAGCGGCGGCACCACGCCCAGCGAAATCAGGTGGTCCAGGCCGCCCACCAGCAGGGAACCGGCCAGCAGCAGCAACAGGATTTCCGTCACCCGGAAGAAGCGCCGCCACGTAATCAGCTTGCCGCCCAGCTGCAGCAGCCAGAAGGTCAGCAAGGCGACGGCAAAGCCCGCCAGGCCCGCCAGCCCCAGCATCCACGCGCTGCTGCCTTCCGCCCCGGCCGATACCGTGCCGTACAGGAACACCACCGTTTCACTGCCCTCGCGCGCCACCGCGATCACGACCAGAATCAGCAGACCCCACCAGTTGTCGTCGCGCACGGATTCGCGCGCGCCGCTTTCCAGTTCGCCCTTCAGCGTGCGGCCATGCTTCTTCATCCAGAAGACCATTTGCACGACCAGGGCGCAGGCCACCAGCGCCATGCCCGCCTGGAACCATTCCTGTCCGGTATCGGACAGCCAGGACGAAACGCCCAGCAGGACCAGGGCCAGCGCGACAGCCAGCCCCAGGCCCCCCGCCACGCCGCCCCAAAGATAAGGCAGCCCGCGCCGGCCCTCGGGGGTGGCGCGCAGCCAGGAATACAGGATGCCCACGACCAGCAGGGCTTCGACGGATTCGCGCCAAACGATAAAAGAGACCTGTTCCATGACATCGAGGGGGCGCGGGTACGCCCGTTTCAATCCTTGGGTTGAACGACCAGCGTGCCCTTGACGTCCTGGTGGAAATCGTCGAAGAACGGATATTCACCGGGCCGAGAAATGGTGATCACGACGAAGGACTTCACGCCGGGTCCCAGCACTTTTTCCTTGCGCAGCGGAATGCTTTCGAATTCCACCGGCTCCTTGCTTTCATTGCTCAATTCGATCTTGAAGCGGCCCGCCGGAACGACCAGCCGCGCGGGTTCGAAGGTGCCGTCCGCCTTGAAGGTGAGCTGGAACGTCGGCATGTCGTCGGCGCGGGCCGGGCCCGCCGCGCACAGCAGGGCCAGCGCGAACGCCGGCAGCCATGCATGGGCCGCGCGCTTCATCAGTAGCCACCCTTCTTGCCGGTACCGGCGTAGACGAATTCATAGTCCTGTTCGAATGGCGCGAACCACGGGCCCACGCCGGTTTCCTTGTCCACATGGCGGCCGAAGTGATTGTGGCCATCGGCGGTGGGCGGGGAAATGAAGAACTTGAGCTTGTACTTGCCCGGGCCATCGAGCTTGACGTTTTCGCCATAGTGCGGGCCGTCGTTGGCGACCATGGGCATCAGCATGCCTTGTTGCACCTTGTCGCTGCCTACCTTCTGGAGTTCGTACTTGACCACCAGGTAAGGCATCCACTCGCCTTCCGGGAAGCCGGTGGGATTGTTGGCCGTGGCATGGATGTCGGCTTCCAGGTGGATGTCCGAGTCCCGGGCCGCCCGCATGACCCCGGGGGGATCCATTTCGATGGGTTGCAAATACACCGCACCGACTTCCATGCCGCCCTTCTCCACGGGCTTGCCGATGGGGTATTCGGCTGCGTGGGCCGCGCCGCAGAGGGCGAGGCCGGCAGCCAGAGCGAGGGCCTGTCTGATCATCGAATTTCCTTCCGGCGGAGTTCCGCCGTCATGCGACCGTAAAGTTGAAAGCATAGGGAAAAGCAAGGATGAATGCAAACAAGAACTGTTTTCATGCCGATGGCGGGCTATCTCATCCTTGGCGAACTCCCTGCCGGGGCCCCCACCCTTTGCCAGGACGGCGGTCTACGGGGCGCCAGGGGAGCGGTAGGACCGGGATTGCTTGCGGTGGTTCCCCTGCCGCGCCTGCCCGCGTACGCGGCGGCCCGGCAGTATTCGTTTAAGGGAGGTTGAACCGGCGGGCCGGAAGGTGGAAGGCTGCCCGCCCCTATTGGCGGGCGGGCAGCCGCCTTTCGATTTTTGCCGGCTCCCGCCCTACTTGCCCCGGTTGCCCTGGGCCGCGCCAGGGAATGGGAAGGTCGAGAACATCGAGCGGGTCTGGTCCTGCATCTTGTCCTGCATCTGCACGAACAGGTTCTTGCTCTGCTCGATGTAGCTGTTCATCATGTTCTGCATCATGGGGGCCTGGCCATTCATGAACTGGGTCCAGGCCTCGGGGCCGAACTGGTTGCCGTACAGTCCCTTGGACTGCTCGGCCATGCGCTCCTGGATCTCCATGAAAGCCTGGATGTTCTTCTCCAGGTAGGAACCCATGATGCCCTGCATGGCATGCCCATAGAAGCGGATGATCTGCGCCAGCATGTTCGACGAGAACATCGGCACGCCGCCGCCTTCTTCTTCCAGGATGATCTGCAGCAGGATGCTGCGGGTCAGGTCGTCGCCGCTTTTCGCATCGACGACCTGGAAGGATTCGTTGGCGAGGACCAGCTGCTTGACATCCGCCAGCGTGATGTACGTGCTGGTCTGCGTGTCGTACAAGCGACGGTTCGGGTACTTCTTGATCAGGCGTGTACTGGCGCCTGCTTGGGCTTGCGTCATGGTTGTCCCCTGCTCGGGTCGATCGTGTTGTACTTATGGATGTGACATCGGTCGATACGGCCGCCCGCGGGGCCTGTGCGACGGCCTATATCTTAGTCCTGCTTGCCGCGATCATGGCACCGGACCCCTGCGGCCCGGCGCGCTCGCCGGTTCAATGCATATGCAGACCGCCGTTCAAGGAAAAGTCAGCGCCTGTGGCGAAGCCCGATTGATCCGAGGCCAGCCACGAGACCATGGACGCGATTTCCTCCGGCGTGCCCAGGCGCCGCACCGGGATGGTGGCGACGATTTTTTCCAGGACGTCGGGACGGATGGCGCGCACCATGTCCGTGCCGATATAGCCCGGCGATACCGTGTTCACGGTAACGCCCTTGTTGGCGACTTCCTGGGCCAGCGCCATGGTGAAACCGTGGATGCCGGCCTTGGCGGTGGAATAGTTGGTCTGCCCGAACTGGCCTTTCTGCCCGTTGACCGAACTGATGTTGATGATCCGGCCCCATTGGCGGTCGACCATGTGCTCCAACACCTGCTTGGTCACATTGAACACGCCATTCAGGTTGGTGTCGATTACGGCGCGCCAGTCATCAAGCGACATTTTGCGAAACAGGCCATCGCGGGTAATGCCGGCGTTGTTCACCAGCACATCCACCTGGCCATAGTCGGCGCGGACTTTTTCAAAAGCCTGGACGGTTGAATCCCAGTCCGCGACGTTGCCGACGGAGGCATAGAACGTATAGCCCTGTGCCGCCTGTTCATCCAGCCACTGCTCGTAATTGCGGCTAGGCCCGCATCCCGCGACCACGCGGAAGCCGTCCTTCGCCAGGCGCTGGCAGATGCAAGTTCCTATACCGCCCATGCCACCGGTCACGTATGCCAGTTTTCCGCTCATCGATGTTCTCCTGTGTGCTGCCGCACTTCGAATGTGCTGCCCGTGGGTCCTGCCTGTATGTCTTTGTCTTGCCGGTGGGTGCTGCCTGCACGCCCAGCCGCATTACATGGCTCTTACCTTCACATAGCGCCCCGGCGCGGGCTCGATGGGCGGATGTTCCGCGCTGCCCATACGGCTCGGCGCCTTCCCCTGCCGGCCCGAATGGCCGGCCAGCCAGGCTGTCCAGTCGGGCCACCAGCTGCCGGGATGTTCTTCCGCGCGCGCCAGCCAGGCGGAAGGATCGCCGGGCAGCATGGCATTTCCGTTGCCGTCGCCGTTGCCGTTTCCGTTTCCCGCGGCGGTGGTCCAGTAGCTGCGCCGTTTCTTCGCCGGCGGATTGATGACGCCCGCGATGTGTCCGGATGCGCCCAGGACGAAACGCTGGGTGCCGCGCAGCAATTGCGTGGAAGCATAGGCCGATGTCCACGGCACGATGTGATCCTCGCGCGAACCGAAGATGTAGGCCGGCATGTCGAGGCTGGTCAGGTCCAGCGGCACGTCCGCCACGACGCAGCGGCCCGGCACCTTCAGGTTGTTTTCCAGATAGGTATTACGGAAATACCAGGCGAAGAACGGTCCTGGCAGATTGGTGCTGTCCGCGTTCCAGAACAACAGGTCGAAGGCCGGCGGCTTGCGGCCCTTGAGATAGTTGTCCACCACGTAATTCCACACCAGTTCGTTCGGGCGCAGGAAGGAAAAGGTGGTGGCCAGTTCGCGACCGGGCATCAAGCCGCCGCCGCCCAGCAGGCGATCGCGCAGCAGGGCATGGGTTTCGTCCACGAACACGCTCAGCACGCCGGTGTCGCGGAAATCCAGCAAGGCGGTCAGCAGCGTCAAGGCCGCCACCGGCCTTTCGCCGCGGGCATGCGCCAGCGCCAGGGCCGACGCCAGCAGCGTGCCGCCAACGCAGAAGCCCAGGGCGTTCACCTGGGGCTGGCCGGTGATCTCCCCGGCCATGCGCAGCGCGGGAAGAACGGCGTTTTCCAAGTAGTCGTCCCACTGCGCACGGTCCACGCCGTCTTCGTCGGCGGGTACCGGATTGCGCCACGACATCATGAACACCGTAAAGCCCGCCTCCACCGCGTGGCGGACGAAGGAATTCGCGGGCTGCAGGTCCAGGACATAGAACTTGTTGATATTCGGCGGCACGATCACCAGGGGCCGCTGGTACACGGTTGGCGTCGAGGGCGTGTACTGGATCAGCTGGAACAGCGGGTTTTCGAACACCACCTGCCCGGGCGTGACCGCGACGTTGACGCCGATTTCGAACTGGCTTTCGTCGGTCTGCGTGATGCGGCCCTTGCCCAGATCGTTCAGCAGGTTGGCCAGGCCTTCGTTCAGCGCCTTGCCGGCCGAGGCCAGGACGGATTCCTGGGCATCGGGATTGAAGGCCAAGAAATTGGACGGCGCAATCGCGTCCAGCCACTGCATGATGGAAAACCGCAGCCGGTCGCGCAGTGCCTCGCTGACGCTGGCGGCGTCCACCATGCGATGCAGGGCGCGCGCGGACAGCAGGTAGGCATGGGCCATGACGAGGTGATGGGGGCTGCGGCGCCAGGCCTCGCCCGCGAACCGTTTGTCGGAGGGAGGTTCCAGGCGGCCGGCGCGGGCATCGTCGGCGAGGCGCTGCCAGTCGCGGGAGAAGTCCGCCTGTATCTGCGCCAGGATGTCCGGTGCGACACCGACCGGGACGGGCCATGCTGCGGATGGATGGGCAGTCACCTCGACACCTTGTTATGGTCGCTTTTCAAAAGGATGGTGCATTGCGGTGCAAGTAGTGTCAATGCGGGTAATCGCAGGGGGCGCGTTGCCCGTTTTCGCGGCTGCGCGGCGTCGGCGGGACGCCCTCATGGGTGGCACAACCAGGCCAGCATCGCCATTCGGCCCGTCTGTCCGTCACGCCGATAGGAAAAGAAACGGCCGGGATCCGAGACCGTGCAGAGCCCGCTGCGGTGCACCGCCGCCACGCCGGCGCGGGCCAGCCGCAGGGCAGCCAGCGCCGGCAGGTCGGCCAGCCATTTGCCGGCCACGCCCGGGCGGGGCGCAAACAGCGCGGCGGCCTGCGGCCCGTCCGCGCCGAACGCCTCCAGCACATCGGGCCCGACCTCGAAGGCCGCCGGGCCTATCCCCGGCCCGATCCAGGCTTGCCAGCCCGCGGCATCCGGACATTTCCGGCGCAAGGCCTCCAGGGTGTGTTCCAGGACGCCGCCGGCCAGCCCGCGCCAGCCGGCGTGGGCGGCCCCCAGGACACGCCCGCCGGTATCGGCGATGAGCACCGGCAGGCAATCAGCCACCATGATGGCCAGGGGACGTTCCGGGACGGCCGTCACGGCGGCATCCGCGGCGGGTTCGTCTTGCGCCGGCCCATCGGCGTCAACAACCCGCGCGCCGTGCACCTGCCGCAGCCATAGCGGGTCGGCCGGCAGCATGGCGCGGACGCGCCGCCGGTTTTCCGCGACGGCTTGCGGCTGGTCGCCGGCGCGCAGGCCCAGGTTCAAGGTGTCGTGCGGCGCCGTCCCGACGCCGCCGGCCCGGGTGGTGCAGAAGTAGCGCACACCGGCCCACTGCGGGCCGGTGACCACCGGCAAGGCGGCCTGTCCGGCCTGGGGGGATGCTGATGCGGTGAAGCTCACGGATGACCTCTCAGGCGTTCCAGGCGATCGCCTGGCAAACGGCCGCCATGTCGGAAGGGGGCGGCGCCTCGAAGGACAACGGCCCGGTGCCGGCCGGGTCGTCGAAGCGCAGGGCGCGCGCGTGCAGCATCTGGCGTGTTGCCCCCGCCACCGCCTTGCCGCCATACAAGGTATCGCCCAGCAAGGGGTGCCCCAGGCTGGCCAGGTGGACGCGTATCTGGTGCGTGCGGCCGGTTTCCAGGCGGCATGCGATGCGCGATGCG
Proteins encoded in this region:
- the phbB gene encoding acetoacetyl-CoA reductase, which gives rise to MSGKLAYVTGGMGGIGTCICQRLAKDGFRVVAGCGPSRNYEQWLDEQAAQGYTFYASVGNVADWDSTVQAFEKVRADYGQVDVLVNNAGITRDGLFRKMSLDDWRAVIDTNLNGVFNVTKQVLEHMVDRQWGRIINISSVNGQKGQFGQTNYSTAKAGIHGFTMALAQEVANKGVTVNTVSPGYIGTDMVRAIRPDVLEKIVATIPVRRLGTPEEIASMVSWLASDQSGFATGADFSLNGGLHMH
- the phaC gene encoding class I poly(R)-hydroxyalkanoic acid synthase; this translates as MTAHPSAAWPVPVGVAPDILAQIQADFSRDWQRLADDARAGRLEPPSDKRFAGEAWRRSPHHLVMAHAYLLSARALHRMVDAASVSEALRDRLRFSIMQWLDAIAPSNFLAFNPDAQESVLASAGKALNEGLANLLNDLGKGRITQTDESQFEIGVNVAVTPGQVVFENPLFQLIQYTPSTPTVYQRPLVIVPPNINKFYVLDLQPANSFVRHAVEAGFTVFMMSWRNPVPADEDGVDRAQWDDYLENAVLPALRMAGEITGQPQVNALGFCVGGTLLASALALAHARGERPVAALTLLTALLDFRDTGVLSVFVDETHALLRDRLLGGGGLMPGRELATTFSFLRPNELVWNYVVDNYLKGRKPPAFDLLFWNADSTNLPGPFFAWYFRNTYLENNLKVPGRCVVADVPLDLTSLDMPAYIFGSREDHIVPWTSAYASTQLLRGTQRFVLGASGHIAGVINPPAKKRRSYWTTAAGNGNGNGDGNGNAMLPGDPSAWLARAEEHPGSWWPDWTAWLAGHSGRQGKAPSRMGSAEHPPIEPAPGRYVKVRAM
- the pgeF gene encoding peptidoglycan editing factor PgeF, whose product is MPVVTGPQWAGVRYFCTTRAGGVGTAPHDTLNLGLRAGDQPQAVAENRRRVRAMLPADPLWLRQVHGARVVDADGPAQDEPAADAAVTAVPERPLAIMVADCLPVLIADTGGRVLGAAHAGWRGLAGGVLEHTLEALRRKCPDAAGWQAWIGPGIGPAAFEVGPDVLEAFGADGPQAAALFAPRPGVAGKWLADLPALAALRLARAGVAAVHRSGLCTVSDPGRFFSYRRDGQTGRMAMLAWLCHP